From Methanosarcina lacustris Z-7289, one genomic window encodes:
- the fxsT gene encoding FxSxx-COOH system tetratricopeptide repeat protein, whose amino-acid sequence MPGFTEVENRILTKYISDLKLSRSLTSIREVMESIWANEAPRIVKDYTDHGEEHSKRVACCAEKLLQVSPDAKFSQQEIYLLLAGIYLHDIGMQCDIVKYPEIKEKAKRLGAKFEEAFTAKTTNEYSLEEQKEIRKNHHLLSAAWIDYLYEGNDPVLSHGIKSVPYDLVDDLMDVCKFHSKLSINDCSDIFTDYPSSRKKMVASLLRFADELDISSKRVKIETVKIFSINRDNRIYWWLHNYTKINFVDSNKIRFKVNLHPEDFESYGSFVREDYITNFKIKNKPVLDVLVGQRIPVVIDNNSDVVAHTRAEKFPPEITAVLDKKMEESGLSSGSGHIHVSSVDPLDKEPKSNIPYSKNPYFTGRDKKLEQIHETLLSNKTVALSQPVAVCGLGGVGKTQTAVEYTYRYRDEYEFVLWVTADSEDSIISDYVAVAKLLDLPVKNDSDQNLVVSAVLNWFKNNENWLLVFDNADEPSVLKNFMPLNPKGHILLTSRAHLFDELDITNQLEMDKMFPDEAREFFLTRTGRKNLKPSEFKALDELAFELDYLPLALEQAGAYIRKKECSFEDYLYSYKKSGLKLLEKSHIVPEKYPKSVATTWSLNFKNVEQTSKASAELLYVSAFLNPSQIPVDIFIKGAKELGPVIYSALEDVENDPLVLDEILEPLTQYSLITRDTDNHTYDIHRLVQAVLRDRMDENTQQLWVERAVKAVNLAFPEVEYKNWEFCDKLLPHAQTCAEYIELWDIETEESAKLLNETGKYLYERVRFEECELFYNRALNIRKIILDPDHPDLAESLNDLAELYHSQGKYSDAEPLYTRALEIYEKVLGSEHPDVAASLNNLAGLYESQGKYSEAEPLYTRALEIHEKVLGSEHPYVATSLNSLAGLYVHQGKYSDAEPLYTRALEIHEKVLGSEHPYVAASLNNLANLYVHQGKYSDAEPLYTRALEIHEKVLGSEHPYVATSLNSLAGLYVHQGKYSDAEPLYTRALEIHENVLGSEHPDVAASLNNLAGLYVHQGKYSDAEPLYTRALEIHENVLGSEHPLVATSLNNLADLYVHQGKYSDAEPLYTRALEIHENVLGSEHPDVAASLNNLAGLYVHQVKNLKAKELFVRSINIMEKSKGEDHPDFLGILKNYASLLIKMKKGREASKILKRVEYISAKNKKNS is encoded by the coding sequence ATGCCCGGATTTACAGAAGTAGAAAATCGTATATTAACAAAATATATTTCCGATTTGAAGTTATCTAGAAGCCTTACTTCAATTCGTGAGGTAATGGAAAGTATCTGGGCAAACGAAGCTCCTCGAATAGTGAAGGACTACACAGACCACGGTGAAGAACACAGTAAAAGAGTTGCTTGTTGTGCAGAAAAGTTACTTCAGGTGAGTCCGGACGCAAAATTTTCTCAGCAGGAGATCTACCTACTTCTTGCAGGTATTTATTTGCATGATATTGGAATGCAATGCGATATTGTCAAATATCCTGAAATTAAGGAGAAGGCTAAGAGACTAGGTGCAAAGTTCGAGGAAGCATTCACCGCGAAAACAACAAATGAATATTCTCTGGAAGAGCAGAAAGAAATTCGAAAAAATCATCATCTTCTTTCAGCAGCCTGGATTGACTACCTTTATGAAGGAAACGATCCGGTGTTATCTCATGGGATCAAAAGCGTACCTTATGATCTTGTGGATGATTTAATGGATGTGTGTAAATTCCATTCTAAGTTATCAATTAATGATTGTTCTGATATTTTCACTGATTATCCTAGCAGTCGCAAAAAAATGGTCGCTTCCCTTCTGCGTTTTGCTGATGAACTAGACATAAGTAGCAAACGTGTTAAAATTGAAACTGTAAAGATTTTTTCCATAAACCGGGATAACAGGATTTACTGGTGGTTACACAATTATACAAAAATCAATTTTGTTGATTCTAACAAAATTCGTTTCAAAGTTAATTTGCATCCTGAAGACTTCGAATCATATGGTTCCTTTGTGCGTGAAGACTATATTACTAACTTTAAAATCAAAAATAAACCTGTTTTAGATGTCCTGGTTGGACAAAGAATCCCTGTTGTAATTGATAATAATTCTGATGTTGTGGCACATACCCGTGCTGAGAAGTTTCCTCCTGAGATAACTGCTGTTCTGGACAAAAAGATGGAGGAAAGTGGTTTATCTTCTGGTTCGGGTCATATCCATGTTTCATCGGTTGATCCCCTGGATAAAGAGCCAAAATCAAATATCCCATATTCAAAGAATCCATACTTCACAGGTAGAGATAAAAAGTTAGAACAAATTCACGAAACACTTCTTTCAAACAAGACAGTGGCTTTGTCGCAACCAGTAGCAGTTTGTGGACTTGGTGGTGTTGGAAAAACACAAACTGCAGTAGAATATACGTATCGTTACCGTGATGAGTATGAATTTGTGCTTTGGGTAACGGCTGATTCGGAAGATTCAATTATTTCTGATTATGTTGCGGTTGCGAAGTTATTGGATCTGCCTGTGAAAAATGACTCTGACCAGAACCTTGTCGTTTCTGCGGTGCTAAACTGGTTTAAAAATAACGAAAATTGGTTACTGGTTTTCGACAATGCAGATGAACCTTCAGTCCTGAAAAATTTCATGCCTTTAAATCCAAAAGGACACATATTACTGACTTCAAGAGCGCACCTTTTTGATGAGTTGGACATCACAAACCAGCTTGAAATGGATAAGATGTTTCCTGATGAGGCTCGGGAATTTTTCCTCACACGTACGGGGCGCAAAAACTTAAAGCCTTCAGAATTTAAAGCACTTGATGAACTTGCATTTGAACTTGATTATCTGCCATTGGCTTTAGAGCAAGCTGGAGCTTATATTAGAAAAAAAGAATGTAGTTTTGAAGATTATCTCTACAGCTACAAAAAAAGTGGATTGAAGTTACTGGAAAAGTCTCATATTGTACCAGAAAAATATCCAAAATCAGTAGCTACCACATGGAGTTTGAACTTCAAAAATGTAGAACAAACTTCAAAAGCTTCAGCGGAACTATTATATGTAAGTGCTTTTCTTAATCCCTCTCAAATCCCAGTTGATATTTTTATCAAAGGCGCAAAAGAACTGGGGCCTGTGATTTATTCAGCTCTCGAAGATGTTGAAAATGATCCTTTGGTTTTAGATGAAATTCTTGAACCACTTACTCAATATTCCTTAATTACTCGCGATACGGATAATCACACATATGACATTCACCGCCTTGTACAAGCTGTTCTTAGAGACCGGATGGATGAAAACACACAGCAGCTCTGGGTTGAACGTGCTGTGAAAGCTGTAAATCTTGCATTTCCTGAAGTTGAGTATAAAAACTGGGAATTTTGTGATAAGCTTCTCCCACATGCACAGACCTGTGCAGAATATATTGAATTATGGGACATAGAGACTGAGGAGTCTGCAAAACTGCTGAATGAAACTGGTAAATACCTGTATGAACGTGTACGCTTCGAAGAATGTGAACTGTTTTACAATCGTGCTTTAAACATCAGAAAGATAATTTTGGATCCAGATCATCCAGACCTCGCTGAAAGCCTGAACGATTTAGCGGAACTTTACCATTCCCAGGGCAAATATTCTGATGCCGAACCACTTTACACTCGTGCCCTGGAAATCTACGAGAAGGTTTTGGGGTCAGAACACCCTGACGTTGCAGCTTCTCTCAATAATTTAGCAGGACTCTACGAGTCCCAGGGCAAATATTCTGAGGCCGAACCACTTTACACTCGTGCCCTGGAAATCCACGAGAAGGTTTTGGGGTCAGAACACCCTTACGTAGCAACTTCTCTTAATAGTTTAGCAGGACTCTACGTACACCAGGGCAAATATTCTGATGCCGAACCACTTTACACTCGTGCCCTGGAAATCCACGAGAAGGTTTTGGGTTCGGAACACCCTTACGTAGCAGCTTCTCTCAATAATTTAGCAAACCTTTACGTACACCAGGGCAAATATTCTGATGCCGAACCACTTTACACTCGTGCCCTGGAAATCCACGAGAAGGTTTTGGGTTCGGAACACCCTTACGTAGCAACTTCTCTTAATAGTTTAGCAGGACTCTACGTACACCAGGGCAAATATTCTGATGCCGAACCACTTTACACTCGTGCCCTAGAAATCCACGAGAACGTTTTGGGTTCGGAACACCCTGACGTTGCAGCTTCTCTTAATAATTTAGCAGGACTCTACGTACACCAGGGCAAATATTCTGATGCCGAACCACTTTACACTCGTGCCCTGGAAATCCACGAGAACGTTTTGGGGTCAGAACACCCTCTCGTAGCAACTTCTCTTAATAATTTAGCAGACCTTTACGTACACCAGGGCAAATATTCTGATGCCGAACCACTTTACACTCGTGCCCTGGAAATCCACGAGAACGTTTTGGGGTCAGAACACCCTGACGTTGCAGCTTCTCTCAATAATTTAGCAGGACTCTACGTACACCAGGTAAAAAACCTCAAAGCTAAAGAATTATTTGTTCGATCAATAAACATTATGGAGAAATCCAAGGGGGAAGATCATCCTGATTTTTTAGGAATACTAAAAAATTATGCTTCTTTACTGATTAAAATGAAAAAAGGTCGTGAGGCATCAAAAATATTAAAGCGCGTTGAATATATAAGTGCGAAAAATAAGAAAAATTCTTAA